The Cryptococcus gattii WM276 chromosome D, complete sequence region atttcttgccttctcctttttcccCATCACCTTGGTTTGCCTTCCCGTCTAAAGAAGAACCAAACATTTCCAAGCTCCTCTCCAAGGAATCCATTTCTCGCTCATCAGTAGTATCGAGTTCAAACACTCCATTGCTAGCAGCCGCCGCATGATCTTCTCGCTCGTGGGCAATCCGTTCGTGGTCTTCGGGTAATACTTCAGAACGCCGGATGGAAGAAATTTGTTTGATATAATCGTGGAGGTCGTCAAAAAGAGCTTGTTGGGAATGAGAAGTGGAGGTGAGGATAGGAGTAGAAgatggggaagaagaggatgaagaagctTTAACGAAAGCGAGAAGAGCAGCTGCTCTACCGCGCAATGCACCGACTCGGCGAGACAATGGTACGGACTGAGCGAATGCTTCGTCGAAGCCTTGTTGAAGAGTGGATAGTTTACCATCTGTAATACCTTCTCTATAGCCGGCCTGTGGAAATCATTAGCAAGCATTTGCAAAGTTCCAAGGGACGCACGTCGGTGTATTTGCTGGCGATACGGGTGTATTCTTGCTCAACCAAAGGGTCTTGTGTACCCCCTTGCTGAGGAGGATTAAGCCAGTCGTCGTCTTCAAACATGGGGAGTATGCAGTGACGTTTGAGTGGAAAAATAAGATGGAAGGATTAGATGAGCCTTTCGAAATGATTTTTTTACATTGATCCGAATGGACTATTAAGATTTGAATCTTAAGCTTTCGTCTAATTTGGCTGAGAATAATTACACTCCATTACAAATTCATTTATCTTCAGCTAAATCAAGTATCTGTATTAAGTTAACTGAATTACAAGAATTAACCCAATACGTAATACGGTGCCTGGATCTTTTTTCTGAAATTTCTCGTCGCAAACCAAAGCCAATACGATATCTCTTGCCACTAGTACATCTCATCTTTCCCAGTCTTTCGTTCCCTCCTTCACACCTACTTCCAATGCTCCCCAGACAGCTGTCAAGAGCACCTCGTGCTCTTGGATCCATCCTCCCCCGTCTCTCTAACCCTTCCTCTGCCCTCCGAACCGTCGCTCCCGCTTTCGCCAGGTCCGCCCAGCTCCCTTTGAGACGTGAGTTATCTAGTGAATGCCCAGATTAGTACTGACGAATACTTTAGTAATTCTCGAAAAAAGGGGCTACGCTGTTTCTGCCGTTGCTGAAAAAGACGAGGACTTCTTCTCTGGGGCCGAACTCGCACCATCCTTCAAAACCGAGGTTATCCCTCCCCAGCTTGATGACCCCGGCCACCCCCCCTCGGAACCTTTAGTCGACACCATCCCATTTGAATCCCTCAAGGGTCGGATCAACCATGATACCCTCAAAGCGCTCACCGTCAAGCCTTTCAAGTTTACAGCGATGAGTGAAGTGCAAAAGCGTGTTTTGGGACTTTTGCCACATTTGAGTGGGGGTAAGTTGAGAAGCAAGGCGAGGGAGGAAGCAGAACAAGCGGGTGAGGTGGAAGTGcaagaggagagggaagatTTGTTAGTGAAGGCCAAGACTGGTACCGGAAAAACCATGGTGCGTAATTTTAATCGATGGTACTATTGAGCTAATATTGTGTAGGCGTTCTTGGTCCCCGCGGTTGACGCACGTATTAACACTCTCGAACGTCTCTCTAAGGCACCCAATCCCGATGGTACCATTCCTGACAAACATGCCCAAGGCCGCAATCATCGGGCCATCTCCCGTTCCCACGTTGGCGCTTTGATCATCTCTCCTACTCGAGAACTCGCTACCCAGATCGCAGTCGAAGCTGAGAAGCTCTGTACTTGGCACAAGGACTTGAGCGTTCACTCATTTGTCGGTGGTGAAAGCCGACACAGGCAACTGAAAGAGTTTTCGAGGCAGTCCAAGGATGTGGTGGTGGCTACCCCTGGTCGATTGAGGGATTTGATCTCAGAACCCGTTGTGAAAGATGCGTTGGCCAAAACGGATATGCTTGTGCTTGATGAAGCTGATACGCTTCTCGATATGGGATTTTCTGACGATCTCAAGTTCATCATTGACCATCTGCCAAAAGAGCGTCAGACATTGTTCTTCTCCGCGACTGTTTCCAAAGAGATTGCTGCAATCGCACGACACTCTTTGCGAAAGGGCCACAAGGTCATCGACTGTGTCCCCAAGAACGAATCGAATGTCCATCTTCACATTCCCCAGTACGCCACCGTCGTTCCTTCTTCAGCTGACGCGATGCCCCACATTATGCGACTGATCGCCCAGGACCAAATGGCGAACCCCAAGAGCAAGATCGTCTTGTTCCTCAACACTACCAAACAGACCATGCTCACCGCTACTCTCGTGCGCGAGTTGCTTGATACTTTGCCTCAACGAACATCCGTTTACGAGATCCACTCCAAACTTGATCAAAACAAACGTACTCGCTCTTCCGACAAGTTTAGAAAGGAACAACGCCCAGCAGTGCTTGTTACTTCAGATGTTTCCGCTAGAGGTGTGGATTACCCAGGTGTGACGAGGGTTATCCAACTTGGTGTTCCCTCAAGTACGGAGCAGTATATCCACCGTGTTGGTCGTACCGGACGAGCCGGGAAGGAAGGTCGAGGTGACCTGGTTCTTTTCCCCTTCGAAGCTGGCTTCCTCGATCAGCTCAAGGACATCCCTATCCAGCGTATTTCCATTTCTGATCTTGCCTCGGATGTCATCACTAGCGCGCCCTCATCATACGCATCAGCTCTTGACTCTCTTCCTTCCGCCGTCGAGGAGCTTCTCCCTACTCTCGACCCCAAGGCCATCGAAGAAGTCTTCATGTCCATGCTCGGGTACTACCACTCCAAGCAACAGATGTTGGGCGTTTCTGCACAGGATATCTTGAAGGGGTTAAAGACCTGGTCAGTCGAAGGCGGTGGTTTGGCGGAACCGCCTTATGTGTCGGAAGAGTTCTTGAAGAAGGTCGGTTTCGgtgagaagaggaggaacACCAGGGGTGGAAGTGGTGGATCCAGGGGTGGATTTGGAAGGAGCAGTGGTGGGTTTGGAAGGAGGGACGGCGGTAGGAGGGAGGACAGTGGTGGGTTTGGCGGTAGAAGGCAaggtggtggtggaagCGGATTTGGCGCTCGAAGAGAAGGTGGTagtggtggtggcggaTTTGCAGGGAGGGGTAGAAGTGGGGGCTTCAACCGAGACTATTAAGACTCTCTCCAGCACGACTTGAGCTACAcctttccatcctctttATTATCGCTGTCTTCTACTCCTTTCATTCCTCAGAAAAAACATACACATTTTTCATCTTGAAAAAACCTACCGCTCTCGCCCTCCCTACCAATCATCAAACATAAAAAACCTCACCACCTCTTCAAAGTTAAATGATATAGAACCGAATTAGAACCGAGGCGAGCTTCGGTCTCTTGATTTTTGTCTTCATCTTACAAACAGACTTCTCTTTTTCCGGGATCATGTTGGATGTCCTGTTCCGATGGAGATCATTAAAGAGAAGTGGATGGCTAGTATATAAAGTTGAATCTTTTGTTGTACGAATTCGTTCACACCATTCATGCACTATTAGTCTTTGATTTCTCTTGCAGCTGGATAAGATTGAATAGATTTGAAGCAACATTTTCGTGCTCTCATGGCCTGGATTAGTCTCCATAGCACAACATAGTACATGTCATCTGTTTATCACCGATTCTTTTTCTCACTCTTCCCTCTAATCTTCATGCTGCCCCCATTTTTCCGATTTTCCAAAGTTTTATCGCCCTCGCCATCGCCAGCGCCAACACCTCCTATTAATCCTGTCAACCTCCCCCACCCCTTCTCccacccttcttcaaatCTTTTCTCCGAAAACTTCTCCTCCGCCGCTTGCCTGGCCGCCTTCCGCATTTTCAACGCCTCTTTATCTGACATCGTCATAGCCCGATACATGGCTTCTGCGAATGAAGGGGCCGTTGTGGCGTGGAATCCGGTACGTTGATTGTGGAAAGGAACCACGATATCGAGCAGAGGGCCAGCTGAAGCGTGGACGACGGGGATCAGTCCCGCTGCCTGAATGTTCGGACATGTCATTTGTAAGGTATACAATGAAAGAGAAAGCGGACGTACCATGAACTCGACGACGTTAATTCCGAAATGTTCGTCCATCATAGTGTTCAACCCAACGGAGGCTTGACCCAGTCGTCGTACAATTTCGGGGTACGGCGCGCTCACTACAAATTCGACTTTATCCTATCAAGAGTCCGTTTGATCCATCAAATAGGAGTGAAGCGAAAGAAGCACGATCAGGGTTCGTATATTCTTTATATTTACTCCAGTGAAGAAAAGCCGAAACTTACCTGAATATTCAACTCTGCCGCAAGCTTCTTCAACCCTTCCAGCCGTTGTTGATCACCCTCATCCCTTACCCCGCCCATCATCACCAACTTGactccttcttctccctctctcaTTTCGGGATGTTCCTTTAATAGAATCGCAAACGCCTCCAACTGCTTCTTATGATCCTTCTCCGGACGGAACTGCGCGAGAGACACAAATTCCCTCTTCCTGCCTCCTTTAGGAGTgggggagggaagagagaggggaAGTGAAGAGAGTTTTCTAGTATCACACGGTGGGTATACTACTTCACACTTGGTCTCGCCGGCATCGTCCCCTTCTCCCAGCTCGCCCCTTTCTCTACGTTTTTCTAGTGTGAGATCATCtttgagaaggagagaggCGAGGAAGGATTGGCGGGcagagaggaggagggatTGAAGGTGCGCTTGAGTCCAAGAGGAATTTGTGAAGATGTGTTGGCAATAAAGAAGGCAGAGGGAGTAGACGGATGTAAAAATGCGGTAGTATCTATTGGAAATATTGTTAGAAGCCAGTCTGGGCGAGGTATACGTACAAAAGCTTGATCTTTGTCCTGGCCCAACTCTTCGCCGCACCACCATTCTCAACCCCAGCCGTGCGCTCTTTTACACGCTTGACCATATCCGCGCTGACAGTCGGGTAGTGAGTGTAAGAGCCGATCGCGATCTGCGGACCGGCGATAAGACGAACGAGGGGAAATGTGAATGCATAGCCCATGGAATCTATGGGGAATGAGTTTTGTTTTTAGAGCAAGGGGATACACGGAACTTACCAATGAATAGATCACCCCATAAGCCGTCTTCTCCGCATAACCCTTCGAAAGCAAGCGCCAAACTTCCCAGCGACTGTCCCAACAATGTGAACCGCTTCCAATAACCATCTGAAATCAAGTATCGCTTCCGAAGGGGTACAAAGTGCAGTCTGGCGGGATCCAGCGCGATGGAGAAACGTTCATAGACTTTTGCGATGATTTCCTCTTTTGAAGCGGTAGGGTAATCGCCCGAGTAGACAAGAACGAGGGTATCAGGTTCTTGGCGTTGGATGTATCGGACCGCAACCCAGAGCACACGCTCCCCACCACCGCCGGCATTGCAGTATGGATGCCAGAAACCGACAATGGTTTTTTTGGTGCTCATGTAAGGGGGAGTTGTGGTGGTACCATAAATGAGGACGTTGTCCGGCATGCCCATCTTCTCGAGAAGGACGGCGCGCTTTACAACGTTGGTTTTGCGGAGGCTGTTGATATACAGCGCACAGGCGCCAACAgaaaggaggaggagcatGGGGACTATACTGGCGACAAGGCCCCAGTTGATACCGGTGTAGTTGACAAGGACGAGCGCGAAACcaaagaggaagagggcgGATTTGAAAAATCGAGAACGAAATGGGCCGGAAAGGATTAACCAGCTGGAAAGAATGAGGAATACCCAAATGACGTCGAGGGAGATGGATGCTTGGGCTggatgggagaagagggtggTGAAGAGGTACGAGGTGAGTGATTGTCCGGTAGGAATAGAGGCGAAAAGGCGAAGTGTAGCGGGGATATGGATGATAGACGATAAAGTAACGAAAACGGTATGGAGGAAAGAGGGGGATACACCTTTGTGAGACGCAACGTCCTCCTCGCTGCTCGCGGAAGGGCTGGTCAGTACGAGAAAGAGCGCACCATGTAGCCATAGCAGCATTTTTATGAATCTGTCGGTTCCCATATCATGTGGCAGAAAGTGTATCGGAACAAAAGCCATGACGAGGGGCACTGCAATGTAAAAAGGGATAGTGCGTGGGGAAGAGTGAGTGCGGGGATAGAGGGAGATGGCGACGAGGAACAAGCCGGTAGCGACGGACATGGCAACAAGTTGACCAAGAAGCATGTAGGCGTAAGGGTACCTGATACCTCGTCGACCGCCTATCGATATGCTTAGCCGTTGCGCGCCAAGTGTTTAAGAGAAGACTGATACTTACTCTCGAACCAGACTATAGCGGTGAAGGCGACGGTCCAAGTACAGATCCAGCTGGACCACCACCAGTTCCCGGGACCTTTGCATACAATCGACCAAGCTTGTTCAAATAAAGCGGTGTTGACTAGCCATTCACCGATACTGCTTGATGGATTATATGCTGCAAAATCATGGTATGACCACTAGCGACATGATAAGTTGTTCATCGCGGATTGGGTGTTTGTTTTTCACGTACGTTCATAAACTGGATCATGACTGGACAAAGAAAATCAGTGCTGAATCTATTTGCATATAACTCACAATACCATGTGCAAAGCAATGCTCCAATAGATGACCtgagaaagaagaatggtCTTCCATTGAATAGCTTATCGAGCTGTATTCCGGCGACGAGCGATCGGAAGACGAGGCCGAACGATAGAAATATGAGGAGAAAATAGGATAGAAGGATGGCGTAGGCCATTAACTCTTGGCCGTCCATCTCATGTGCCGGGGGTCTTTTGGGTGGGACGGTAAATGAAGCAACAAAGATGGACAAGATGCCAAAAGGTAATATCCGTCTGTCCTACGTGCCAGCAACAAGATGCAAGACAAGATAAAAAGTCGTGACGCAAGAGATACTCGATAGATAACTCGGAACTCGGATTTATTGCGGATTTCACTTCAGCTCATCAACGCTTTCTCCACCTCTTTATTTATCCATCTTTAATCAACTCATCAACACGAACTAGCAAACATGGGACATAACTCGGACAAGCTCTACGTGACACATTCGGAACATGCGGCGGGGAGTCATACGGCTTCGAGTTTTGGTAAAAGGCAGGAAACCGGCAAGTCAGAGTTCCAGCGATTGCCGTTGTACGTATTCATCCCTATTTATTCTCTTGTGATTTCTCGAAAGCTCATCGCGTGTGTGTGTGGGTGGGATAGTGATTGCTGTGCGTTATCACTTCAGCCATTCAAGAACCCAGTGGCTGTTATCTCGGAGACAAAAGCGGGAGAAGCACCGAGAGCAGATGTCTTTGACCTTTTGAACATTGTCCCGTATATCCGAAAATTCAAGTCGAGTGAGTCCCCCCTCCgaaacaaaaaaaaaaaagactGCACCAGACTCGGTCAGCTGGGATTAGTTAAACTGATGAATACAACGTCTCCCCCCGAAAGATCCGGTGACTGGTAAACCGCTTGAAACAAGCCAACTCATCAAACTCAATTTTTTCCGAGTACGTCAAACAGCGTATCTTGTAtggggaggaaggaaagcTGATGGAGAGGTTTGAAGAATGCGGAAGGCAATTTGCATGACCCGATTACGTATAAAGTCTTCTCCCCTCACATCCATATCGTCTTTCTCAAAAATACTGTACGTTTTTGTCTTTGTCATTCTTCGTTGGGGCCGTCGTTCATAACTGACACCGTTTACCCACTTTATCTTTTATCTAGGGAAATGTATTCGACATGGCATCGCTTCAGCTACTCGCTATCAAACCCAAGACATGGCGGGATCTGGTGAACGACGAGCCGTTCAAGCGGGAGGATATCATCACGATCCAAGATCCGCAAAACCTCGCAGCGAGGGATTTGAGAGAGTATGATTATGTGAAGAAGGATTTAA contains the following coding sequences:
- a CDS encoding uncharacterized protein (Similar to TIGR gene model, INSD accession AAW45763.1); translation: MFEDDDWLNPPQQGGTQDPLVEQEYTRIASKYTDAGYREGITDGKLSTLQQGFDEAFAQSVPLSRRVGALRGRAAALLAFVKASSSSSSPSSTPILTSTSHSQQALFDDLHDYIKQISSIRRSEVLPEDHERIAHEREDHAAAASNGVFELDTTDEREMDSLERSLEMFGSSLDGKANQGDGEKGEGKKYEEEEIERMEAKLRELEGRFRG
- a CDS encoding RNA helicase, putative (Similar to TIGR gene model, INSD accession AAW45762.1) encodes the protein MLPRQLSRAPRALGSILPRLSNPSSALRTVAPAFARSAQLPLRLILEKRGYAVSAVAEKDEDFFSGAELAPSFKTEVIPPQLDDPGHPPSEPLVDTIPFESLKGRINHDTLKALTVKPFKFTAMSEVQKRVLGLLPHLSGGKLRSKAREEAEQAGEVEVQEEREDLLVKAKTGTGKTMAFLVPAVDARINTLERLSKAPNPDGTIPDKHAQGRNHRAISRSHVGALIISPTRELATQIAVEAEKLCTWHKDLSVHSFVGGESRHRQLKEFSRQSKDVVVATPGRLRDLISEPVVKDALAKTDMLVLDEADTLLDMGFSDDLKFIIDHLPKERQTLFFSATVSKEIAAIARHSLRKGHKVIDCVPKNESNVHLHIPQYATVVPSSADAMPHIMRLIAQDQMANPKSKIVLFLNTTKQTMLTATLVRELLDTLPQRTSVYEIHSKLDQNKRTRSSDKFRKEQRPAVLVTSDVSARGVDYPGVTRVIQLGVPSSTEQYIHRVGRTGRAGKEGRGDLVLFPFEAGFLDQLKDIPIQRISISDLASDVITSAPSSYASALDSLPSAVEELLPTLDPKAIEEVFMSMLGYYHSKQQMLGVSAQDILKGLKTWSVEGGGLAEPPYVSEEFLKKVGFGEKRRNTRGGSGGSRGGFGRSSGGFGRRDGGRREDSGGFGGRRQGGGGSGFGARREGGSGGGGFAGRGRSGGFNRDY
- a CDS encoding Alpha-1,2-mannosyltransferase, putative; Alg11p (Similar to TIGR gene model, INSD accession AAW45761.1), with product MDGQELMAYAILLSYFLLIFLSFGLVFRSLVAGIQLDKLFNGRPFFFLRSSIGALLCTWYFMIQFMNWSYHDFAAYNPSSSIGEWLVNTALFEQAWSIVCKGPGNWWWSSWICTWTVAFTAIVWFESGRRGIRYPYAYMLLGQLVAMSVATGLFLVAISLYPRTHSSPRTIPFYIAVPLVMAFVPIHFLPHDMGTDRFIKMLLWLHGALFLVLTSPSASSEEDVASHKGVSPSFLHTVFVTLSSIIHIPATLRLFASIPTGQSLTSYLFTTLFSHPAQASISLDVIWVFLILSSWLILSGPFRSRFFKSALFLFGFALVLVNYTGINWGLVASIVPMLLLLSVGACALYINSLRKTNVVKRAVLLEKMGMPDNVLIYGTTTTPPYMSTKKTIVGFWHPYCNAGGGGERVLWVAVRYIQRQEPDTLVLVYSGDYPTASKEEIIAKVYERFSIALDPARLHFVPLRKRYLISDGYWKRFTLLGQSLGSLALAFEGLCGEDGLWGDLFIDSMGYAFTFPLVRLIAGPQIAIGSYTHYPTVSADMVKRVKERTAGVENGGAAKSWARTKIKLLYYRIFTSVYSLCLLYCQHIFTNSSWTQAHLQSLLLSARQSFLASLLLKDDLTLEKRRERGELGEGDDAGETKCEVVYPPCDTRKLSSLPLSLPSPTPKGGRKREFVSLAQFRPEKDHKKQLEAFAILLKEHPEMREGEEGVKLVMMGGVRDEGDQQRLEGLKKLAAELNIQDKVEFVVSAPYPEIVRRLGQASVGLNTMMDEHFGINVVEFMAAGLIPVVHASAGPLLDIVVPFHNQRTGFHATTAPSFAEAMYRAMTMSDKEALKMRKAARQAAEEKFSEKRFEEGWEKGWGRLTGLIGGVGAGDGEGDKTLENRKNGGSMKIRGKSEKKNR